The window GCTATCCCCGGGCGACGATTGCCTCGTTGATCGCGTCGACGATCGCGACAATAGGCTGAGCATTTGGCGACCGCAGCGCCGCCTTCTCGCCTCCGGCGGTCGTAATCATCACAATATAGCGCTTGGGATTCATCAGGACGAGGAGAATCCCAAGAACGAGCACCCCGCCGCCAAAGCCCGACAGATGCCCGGTCGAAGTGACGTTGAAGATCGCGATCACGCCGCCGAGCAGCGCGAGAAGCCAGCCTAACATCGACCGCGGAATGACGGCCATCCGCACGGAGGTGATCGCGGCGATCGGATACGTCACGCCAGCGATAATCGCGCGCACCGGCGTGATTTTCGCCGCTGCATCGAGATAGATCGTGCGTTCACCGCCCTCGGGATTTATGCTCACTTTCCACAACCTCCAAAAAGTTGTGAGTAACTATTCGCGGGAAGCTTAAGGCCATTCTGGTGGCAACCGGAGGGCGGAACATACGTTCGTGAAGCGAACGAAACGAGGCCGGATGCAGAGCGACAATATCATCGATCTTTTCGACGCCCGGACGAGCGCGGCGATGACTCTCCGATCGCTCGCTTCAAACCTTGCGCTTCCGGACTACCCTGTTCAAGAACCTCCGCGAGCTTCAGCAGCGCCGGTCGTAGATCAGCGCGAAATGCTGCCCACTGATCTTCGAGGGAAGGTCGTGCCGCTTCGGAGGAAGCCTCCGGCGGCGTAAGGCCGTCGACGAAAGCGCTGATACTCTCGCGCCGCGCGTGGCCGGCACGCCCGATCGCCTCATCCATTGGGACCCCTAA of the Candidatus Cybelea sp. genome contains:
- a CDS encoding DUF6232 family protein, which gives rise to MSINPEGGERTIYLDAAAKITPVRAIIAGVTYPIAAITSVRMAVIPRSMLGWLLALLGGVIAIFNVTSTGHLSGFGGGVLVLGILLVLMNPKRYIVMITTAGGEKAALRSPNAQPIVAIVDAINEAIVARG
- a CDS encoding helix-turn-helix transcriptional regulator — its product is MALRAARDKAKLTQPKLADKAGLDWTTISQIENGASAPDLATMEAIADALGVPMDEAIGRAGHARRESISAFVDGLTPPEASSEAARPSLEDQWAAFRADLRPALLKLAEVLEQGSPEAQGLKRAIGESSPRSSGRRKDR